The nucleotide window ttAGGGAGTGAAGAATTTGGCTCCATGCGGAAAGAATTACTAGGCTCAGCATGCTTTGCCAGGATTCTGAATGCCTATGTGTATACTAATTGCAGATATCTATAAATAATATCCACCATAGCTATGGAATAAAGATGAATAATATTCAGTGGGATGGCTTTCCACTCATGTTCTTAAAGCCGTCTTTGTGTGTAATAATAGAGAATCAATGGGCCCTTGCTCATTTTGGGTTCTGGGTAACAATTTTAGCACTCCAGAATCTACCATAATACATTTTAGGGAACTTATAATTGAGCTCAGAAGTAACTCCAAGCTACatagaaaaaaacaattaaaaatgatttctgatTTGTAAGAAATTAGTGCTTATGCATTGAAATTAATAAAACCTACTTGTGGACAGAACTTTCATCAATTACAACTTAGCCAGATAGTGTAATAAACACATATATCATTGTActgttcatatatatttttaaataaaagtatggATTTTTAAATCATCTGGTCAAATTGGATCTCAATAACTATctatagaaaattaaatattctcGTGGATGGCACTGTGTTGTAATGAGTTAAGCTTCCtcttgcaactctggcatcctcTATGAATGCAGGTTCATGTTCCAATTGCTCCattttggattgagttccctgctaaagcacctgagaaagcagtggaagatggcccatgtccttggatccctgaacccacatggaagacctggatgaagtttctggctcctggctttatcctgggccagtcctggccttcctggtcatttggggagtgaaccagtggatggaacatttctctctgtatgtaactctgcctttcaaataaataaaataaattatttagaaattaaatgTTCTCAGTgataatttttctataattttgtaaCTTGAATTCCTCATTATATTGAAATTCACTTTTAATACAGGGGAATTTAAAATAGCAAATTTGCAAATATAAAACATGATTTCTGGAATATCAAGTGAATTGCTGCAAGATTATTTGCACTCATAAATTTATGCTCATATTCTTACAACTGTTAAATTTCTAAAGAAActaaagagaagaaaatcagtaaatttttttgtgtgtgtgataatGAACCAGTTTTTTCTAACCACCAACTATTTGAATCTGGAATTATTCAACCAAGCATAGAAATGTTCCCAATAAATAAGCCTCAGTAATCAAGGCTATGCAGAGTCAATAAATGAAAGGGTTCTCTTTTTCCTTGTTTCATCTACACTGAAAATCTGTAGACTGTTTAAGAAATCAGTTACaatgaagatctttttcttttcctccatgTTTCTCTTCTTTGGTGTCCTCATTCTACCAGGTAATGTGAATACTGTTTCCAGAGGAGTCAGCATTAAAGAAAGCAAGGGTCAGAATTGTTTAAGCAaatatcactgacatcataaaacaCTGCTACCATGTCACATTACTTGGGTGGAGAAGATATTTGAATACTCTTCCAAGCATTGTATAATATTAAAGACGTTGAGTTCATGAATGTATAAAAACATACATGTATGTGTTTGTGAAAATTATTGGGTAAAAATAATGTATCAGTTTAGTCAATATATTGATTTAGTTAATCCATTAAATGTGTATTATCATTATCTAAATTAACTGAATTTACTATATTAATAGGCATGAAACAAATTGGGAATGAGTGAATATGTGTGGAAATAATGCATCCCTATATTTAGTGTTGATAGCAGAGGTTAAGTAATACCTTGTTGGTATTTTTAATCTTAATTATGTTCTAAACTGAGATTAGCTGCACATCAACCTATTTCAATTTAAATTCTCCTTCTTTATTTACtcaactacattttattttttttttttattttttttttatttttttttttgacaggcagagtggacagtgagagagagagacagagagagaaaggtcttcctttgccgctggttcaccctccaatggccgccgctgcagccggcgcaccgcgctgatcctggcaggagccaggagccaggtgcttttcctggtctcccatggggtgcagggcccaagcacctgggccatcctccactgcactccctggccatagcagagagctggcctggaagaggggcaaccgggacagaatccggcgccccaaccgggactagaacccggtttgccggcgccgcaaggtggaggattagcctattgagccacggcgccggcttcaactACATTTTAAACACACGCATGCTTATCATTTATAAAACCTCTTATAATGTATAGGgccatgaaataaaaataaatctattagtATTAGTCCtcatttctgaaaacaaacatattttaaaatattttcattttcttttccagtgGGCTCTAGACTTCGTTTTACCATCCCTGGTACCATTCCTACAGGATTGACAACAATATGTATTCCAAACCTTcgaatattagaaatgaaggcaACTTCTTCCCCAATATCTAAAAGCAAACGACTTGAGAAAAAAGAATTCAGCACAGgtaaaatataagaataattTTGACTTGAACATTCAATGcctgttaaatgaaataaatttcttaGGAGTGTACTCTGTTCCAAACCTCATTTATATCATTGTTCTTATCTTTCCTCTTCTAGCTTTATAATGGATGAATTTCAATTTCAGAATGacaaaaaatcttatttaaaatctTAGTGTCTGAATAATTGATAGAATCCTGACTAAGCACATGCCATTGTTATTTTCCTGAAGGAAATTTCTCTGATTATTATTCCTGGCATCATTATAATCTTTTTAGATGTAGTTAAGGCCATTATGCTTAGTCATCATATAGTTGACACAGTTTCCCTCCTATCTGACAGCTGGCAAAACTTATTTTGGTCACACACCACTGTCCAGAACATTGAAATCTTTGGATCATTCTATCAAAAGAGTGATTAAGATGTTATTGCTATTTCAAAGTATAGAGTTCTTAAGATAACTTGAAAAAGCAGTTGAGTAGCAAGAATCTAGAATGGGAATTTGGGACCTAGTTGAAAAGATGAATTCTTGACTAAGTTGAACCAGTCATTAGCAAGATGAAAGAAAGGCATTTCAAGTACTCCTCCCTGCTACAGAAATGCCAATTGGATAACTATCAACATGTTTTCGCAATAGTTAAGGCAATCAAAGGAATATTATAGCTCCTTGTGtagcaaagaaattaaaaaaaaaaaagattgcaaagGATTGCAAAGGGTAGGAAGAGAAGTTCTACCCTACTAGCATCACCCCTACGCAGTCCCAGGCATTAAATTGTGTAAAGAGATCTACTTCTCATGAGGGAATCAGGCTAGCATACATGGACATAGGATTAGCCTTTCCCAGTGTCACACAGATCCCTATAGCCCTATGCTTCAGCCGATCCAGGTACTAAGCCCATGCCAATAGACAACAATACTGGTCTGGCCCTGAGTGACCCAAGTCCCAGACAACCTCTGTGGATTCAAGTTCCAGGTTGGCCCTCACAGTCTTAGTCTCCAGTCCAGGCCCAGTGAATCTAGGTATCAGACTGACATCAAGAATCCCAGGGCCTAGGCCAGCTACCATGACACAAAGCTCTAGCAGACTCAAGTCTGGATCTGCTTCAGCAAGCACAATATTCAGGATCAAAAGAGCAGTCCATTTTGGCAGGCCATTCCTGTTAACCCAGGCACTAGCTCAATTCTAGCAAGTGTGTGTTTCCTGCACACTCAGGCTCAAAGCCTATTCCAGCACAAGTTAAGCCCTGGGGACTCAACCTTCCTGCCAAGTCCCTGGCGACCAGGCTTTAGACCTGAACTCATGGATTCAGGCCCACATCCATATCTGTGGAGCTTGTCACGCTCTACTTTAGCAGAATCAGGCTCCAGACACAACCCAGTAGATCTACTATCAGGTGTGCCCACTGCTGACACAGGCACCAGACTAGTCTATCAAAGGATTCCAAAAACATGAACGGCTGTAGACCACACAAAGAAGCCATGCAAAAGTCTCTGAAGGGGCTGAAGGATAAAAGGAATTTACCAGAAAGCACCAGTCTTCAAAGCCTAGAATTAATCTGCACTACAAATGTACAGACACCAACATACAGTCATAAGGGTCAAGAACAATGACGGAAACATGTCACTACCAAAGGAACAAAAAAAGCACTTATGACACCctctaaagaaatagaaatatgtaAACTCCCtggaaatgaattcaaaataatcatttcaatgaaatgaaaagaaactgtTCACAAAAGATAGAAAAGAATAGATGATTAAAGCAAGAAATGTAAAAGACAaggggaaattatt belongs to Oryctolagus cuniculus chromosome 5, mOryCun1.1, whole genome shotgun sequence and includes:
- the LOC103349775 gene encoding beta-defensin 112; this encodes MKIFFFSSMFLFFGVLILPVGSRLRFTIPGTIPTGLTTICIPNLRILEMKATSSPISKSKRLEKKEFSTANRIQIPTEINWWQACLYIGGQCRPQCGNKEFRLSFCESPKFACCLRECDPNNKV